In Parasegetibacter sp. NRK P23, a single genomic region encodes these proteins:
- a CDS encoding META domain-containing protein → MKAILFSCAMFFVLAGCTSTKTAQTATSIEDTYWVLTELMGKPVSAQQPNGKEIHILLNKSENRVQGFAGCNGFGGNYELKAGNRVVFSQMIGTLMACDALDTENELLKALRTADNYTIADGKLSLNKARMAPLARFEIGKKK, encoded by the coding sequence ATGAAAGCCATTCTGTTCTCCTGCGCTATGTTTTTTGTACTTGCGGGTTGTACATCCACTAAAACCGCCCAGACAGCAACATCCATTGAAGACACCTACTGGGTGCTTACGGAACTGATGGGAAAACCGGTGAGCGCTCAACAGCCCAACGGAAAAGAGATACATATCCTCCTCAACAAATCGGAAAACCGGGTCCAGGGATTTGCCGGTTGCAACGGCTTCGGTGGCAACTACGAACTGAAAGCCGGCAACCGCGTAGTCTTCTCCCAGATGATCGGCACCCTGATGGCCTGCGATGCGCTGGATACGGAGAACGAATTATTGAAGGCACTGCGAACAGCAGACAATTACACGATTGCAGATGGTAAACTTTCGCTGAACAAAGCGCGTATGGCCCCGCTGGCCAGGTTTGAAATCGGGAAGAAAAAATAA
- a CDS encoding Rpn family recombination-promoting nuclease/putative transposase, with protein MKAKYINPFTDFGFKKIFGEEASKPLLLDFLNALLPQKSQIVDLSFKNAEQLGQTEADRKAIYDIYCENDRGEKFIVELQKAKQNYFKERTIYYSTFPIREQGERGEWNYNLKAVYCVGILDFTFDDYETEPEKSEVVHTIQLKNQNGKTFYDKLTYIYLEMPNFSLKEEELKTRLDKWLYFIKHLEDFQNIPSIFKDDVFKKAFEKAEIAKMDETDLSRYQNSLKIYRDLKGVIDTAFDEGKLEGFMEGKLTVAKALKAQGFPVDVIAASTGLSSNEIEQL; from the coding sequence ATGAAGGCTAAATATATAAACCCATTCACAGACTTCGGATTCAAAAAAATATTCGGAGAAGAAGCGAGCAAACCTCTTTTGCTCGACTTCCTGAACGCGCTATTGCCTCAAAAAAGCCAGATCGTTGATCTTTCGTTCAAAAACGCGGAGCAACTTGGCCAAACGGAAGCAGACAGAAAAGCGATTTATGATATTTATTGCGAGAATGACCGCGGGGAGAAATTCATTGTTGAATTGCAGAAGGCCAAACAGAATTATTTTAAAGAAAGAACTATTTATTATTCCACCTTTCCGATTAGGGAACAAGGTGAGCGCGGAGAATGGAACTATAACCTGAAAGCGGTTTATTGTGTTGGAATACTGGATTTCACTTTTGACGATTATGAAACCGAACCAGAAAAAAGTGAAGTGGTGCACACCATTCAGCTCAAAAATCAGAATGGGAAAACCTTTTATGATAAGCTGACTTATATCTACCTGGAAATGCCCAATTTCAGCCTGAAAGAGGAGGAGTTAAAAACCCGTCTGGATAAATGGCTGTATTTTATCAAACACCTTGAAGACTTTCAAAACATCCCTTCCATTTTTAAAGACGATGTTTTCAAAAAAGCATTTGAAAAAGCTGAGATCGCAAAGATGGATGAAACGGACCTCAGCAGGTACCAGAATAGCCTGAAAATTTACCGTGACCTTAAAGGTGTTATCGACACAGCTTTTGACGAAGGGAAGTTGGAGGGGTTTATGGAAGGGAAACTTACGGTAGCAAAAGCACTGAAAGCACAAGGCTTCCCTGTTGATGTCATCGCCGCTTCAACCGGACTTTCATCAAATGAAATAGAACAACTCTAA
- a CDS encoding intradiol ring-cleavage dioxygenase, producing the protein MERKHFLRNGLAALGITAIAPLAAACRKDTLDGTDTATGTETGSGSNPTSCTVAPTETEGPFPTKSPSSLVRTDITDGRTGVPFTMKITIQNTNANCAALANAIVDVWHCDKDGYYSEYGGTSMQSANFTSVHFLRGRQVTDANGLVSFTSIFPGWYQGRATHIHVHIYNASGTSLKITQIAFPEGSSSAVATVNGSAGVAYGYTKGMSGYTYNASDNVFSDDSAGVQVAALTGSVSAGYTLTHTIKVAA; encoded by the coding sequence ATGGAAAGGAAACATTTTTTAAGGAACGGACTGGCTGCCTTAGGAATCACCGCCATTGCCCCGCTGGCCGCCGCCTGCCGGAAAGATACTTTAGATGGCACCGATACAGCTACCGGTACGGAAACAGGTTCGGGGTCAAATCCCACGTCCTGCACGGTGGCGCCAACAGAAACGGAGGGCCCTTTTCCCACTAAATCTCCTTCTTCCCTCGTGAGAACGGATATCACCGATGGCCGCACGGGTGTTCCCTTTACCATGAAGATCACCATTCAGAATACGAACGCCAATTGCGCGGCGCTGGCCAATGCTATCGTGGATGTATGGCATTGCGATAAAGATGGCTACTATTCGGAGTATGGTGGAACGAGCATGCAGTCGGCCAATTTTACCAGTGTTCATTTTTTACGTGGCCGCCAGGTGACCGACGCGAATGGCTTGGTAAGCTTCACCTCCATATTTCCGGGTTGGTACCAGGGACGCGCCACACATATTCATGTTCACATTTACAATGCCTCCGGTACTTCGCTGAAGATCACGCAGATCGCCTTTCCGGAAGGAAGTTCCAGCGCGGTTGCCACCGTAAATGGATCAGCGGGTGTGGCTTATGGCTATACGAAAGGCATGAGTGGCTATACATATAACGCTTCGGATAATGTTTTCAGTGACGATTCGGCAGGTGTGCAAGTGGCTGCGCTCACGGGAAGTGTTTCAGCGGGCTATACCCTTACGCATACCATAAAGGTGGCTGCTTAA
- a CDS encoding TonB-dependent receptor, which translates to MLPVKMLKRTSLCAGALLTGTFLLCRPVTVMAGAEHTSVVVQALVKVSGKVTDEKGNPLPGVSVAVKNGSNVVVTDSEGHFVINVEEGAVLVLSSAGFSPKEVKVSGSDTLNIVLKEDIQALDEVVSIGYQKLRKSDLTGAVSSVKANELNLSTPTLSQALVGKVAGVQVSQVSGAPNAGAKIRVRGIGSINASSEPLYVIDGYAVGGNQSAGPGNGGTGTGGFNPNTNGNDIFINPDDIESIEVLKDAASAAIYGSRAAAGVVLITTKRGKLGKGRLEYHYQLGVHQLAKKVELMNGAEFAQMFIDGRNGNYKNTLIANGVTWNDAFYSDDNATRIAKGGGNSSTILKSIYDFANQKMIQPEFNTDWQDALYRSALVQRHNLSFSGGKDGVRYALSGGYQDQPGIITATFQKRINFRANVDAEVNKKLSVGASMAFTNTDGREVQEGRFNQGPILGALVMMPIFPVYNTDGSLQLGRASERTDGYQYAFQTIENPVALAQKVNITRKGIRGTYNGNAVYKILPDLSAKVNLGLQTYNEKYEYFYPTTLSSGVNPPGSAAAIAAARASAQTINTLDRLAEFTLNYQKQFGKHHINALAGYSAQETTSDIVSVEARNFSNDLVPEITAQGAAAGSFLLQDNTGKAVTTLVSYFSRVMYNFDDRYFASASIRADGSSRFGPQNRFGTFPSVSGGWNISNESFYNNWLGAGSTLKLRASWGLSGNNNIGNYRYEQLLAQPGGTVIGENILTAIWAQGITDDKLGWESTSQYNIGTDVTLLNGRIGAIFNYYVGRSFNLLYGKSVSAISGARTVLTNLKNSDIRNHGFDLQVDAKVIRKKDFSFNFSGNITANRNEVKSLDGASALYNAGAERSYTTHVTREGNSIGMFYGFRVAGMVRESDMANIAADDAVYRANNNAFPKGYVLKGPARSNASSTPLAPGDLYFVDVNGDGVVTDADKDVIGSPYPDFTYGFNLSFNYKHFDLSASFNGSHGNEVLDGQDYYIRNMEGSGNQYKVLVNRYRSEAEPGNGHDYRASRGGTQSNSTRLSDYYLQDGTYFRCTNITIGFNMPVRQGLKKAGLSSVRIYGGIDNAFTITNYLGYNPEVDYNNGSNLTPGVDYGKYPLVRAFNCGVRMAF; encoded by the coding sequence ATGCTACCTGTAAAAATGCTGAAGCGTACTTCCCTCTGTGCAGGGGCACTGCTTACCGGCACGTTCCTGCTGTGCCGGCCCGTAACGGTAATGGCTGGCGCGGAACACACTTCGGTTGTTGTTCAGGCCCTGGTGAAAGTGTCGGGTAAAGTAACCGATGAAAAAGGTAATCCGCTTCCCGGTGTGAGCGTTGCCGTTAAAAATGGTTCTAACGTTGTGGTGACTGATAGCGAGGGCCACTTTGTGATCAATGTGGAAGAAGGCGCGGTACTAGTGCTGAGTTCCGCTGGCTTTTCTCCTAAAGAAGTGAAAGTGTCCGGAAGTGATACTTTAAACATTGTATTGAAGGAAGATATTCAGGCGCTGGATGAGGTGGTGTCTATCGGGTACCAGAAACTGCGTAAGTCAGATTTAACGGGAGCGGTTTCCAGTGTTAAAGCGAATGAGTTGAACCTTTCCACGCCAACGCTTAGTCAGGCACTGGTGGGTAAAGTGGCGGGCGTGCAGGTATCGCAGGTGAGCGGCGCTCCAAATGCGGGTGCGAAGATTCGTGTTCGGGGCATCGGTTCTATCAATGCGAGTTCTGAACCATTGTATGTGATTGACGGATACGCTGTAGGAGGAAACCAGAGCGCGGGTCCTGGCAATGGCGGTACTGGAACAGGCGGGTTTAACCCGAATACCAATGGCAACGATATCTTCATCAATCCTGATGATATTGAGTCGATAGAAGTATTGAAGGATGCGGCTTCCGCGGCCATTTACGGTTCACGCGCCGCTGCCGGCGTGGTGCTGATTACCACCAAAAGGGGCAAGTTGGGCAAAGGAAGATTGGAATACCATTATCAACTGGGAGTTCATCAATTGGCGAAAAAGGTTGAATTGATGAATGGCGCTGAATTCGCGCAGATGTTCATTGATGGAAGGAACGGCAACTACAAGAATACGCTCATCGCTAATGGTGTTACCTGGAACGATGCGTTTTATTCCGATGACAACGCTACGCGTATCGCCAAAGGCGGCGGCAATTCCAGCACGATCCTGAAGTCCATTTACGATTTCGCCAACCAGAAAATGATTCAGCCGGAATTCAATACCGACTGGCAGGACGCATTGTACAGGAGTGCGCTGGTGCAAAGGCACAATCTTTCTTTTTCAGGTGGAAAGGATGGGGTAAGGTATGCACTGAGTGGCGGTTACCAGGACCAGCCCGGTATCATTACGGCCACTTTTCAGAAAAGGATCAATTTCCGCGCGAATGTGGATGCCGAAGTAAATAAGAAATTGTCGGTAGGTGCCAGCATGGCGTTCACCAATACCGATGGCCGTGAAGTGCAGGAAGGCCGCTTTAACCAGGGACCGATATTGGGCGCCCTGGTGATGATGCCGATTTTCCCGGTATACAATACCGACGGCTCTTTGCAACTCGGCAGGGCCTCTGAAAGGACGGATGGTTACCAGTACGCTTTCCAGACTATCGAAAACCCCGTGGCGCTCGCCCAGAAAGTAAATATCACACGCAAAGGAATCCGCGGCACCTATAACGGGAACGCGGTATACAAGATCCTTCCTGATTTGTCTGCCAAGGTGAACCTCGGCTTACAGACTTACAATGAAAAGTATGAGTACTTTTATCCCACCACTTTAAGCAGTGGGGTGAATCCTCCCGGTTCAGCCGCCGCGATCGCCGCGGCGAGGGCTTCTGCCCAAACCATCAATACCCTGGACAGGCTCGCTGAATTCACACTGAATTATCAGAAGCAATTTGGTAAACACCATATCAATGCGCTGGCCGGCTATTCCGCACAGGAAACCACCAGTGATATCGTAAGCGTGGAAGCCAGGAACTTCAGCAACGACCTGGTGCCGGAGATCACGGCCCAGGGCGCGGCAGCCGGCAGTTTCCTGTTACAGGACAATACCGGTAAAGCCGTGACCACACTGGTATCTTATTTCTCCAGGGTGATGTATAATTTCGATGACCGCTACTTCGCTTCCGCTTCCATCCGTGCCGACGGCTCTTCCAGGTTCGGTCCGCAGAACAGGTTTGGTACCTTCCCTTCTGTTTCCGGAGGATGGAATATCTCAAACGAATCTTTCTACAACAACTGGCTGGGCGCGGGTTCAACCCTGAAGTTGCGTGCAAGCTGGGGGTTGAGCGGCAACAATAATATCGGGAACTACCGTTATGAGCAGCTTCTTGCGCAGCCAGGAGGTACCGTGATCGGCGAGAATATTCTCACCGCGATCTGGGCGCAGGGCATCACGGATGATAAACTTGGCTGGGAATCTACTTCCCAGTACAATATCGGCACAGATGTTACTTTGCTGAATGGCAGGATCGGCGCGATCTTCAACTACTATGTGGGCCGTTCCTTCAACCTGCTCTATGGAAAAAGCGTGTCCGCGATCAGTGGGGCCAGAACGGTGCTGACCAACCTGAAAAATTCCGACATCCGCAACCACGGTTTCGACCTGCAGGTGGATGCGAAGGTGATCCGTAAAAAAGATTTCTCTTTCAACTTCAGCGGCAACATCACCGCCAACCGGAACGAAGTAAAAAGCCTGGATGGCGCCAGCGCTCTGTATAATGCCGGTGCGGAACGTTCTTACACCACACACGTAACGCGTGAAGGCAACAGTATCGGTATGTTCTATGGTTTCCGTGTGGCGGGGATGGTCCGCGAAAGCGATATGGCCAACATCGCCGCCGATGATGCCGTTTACAGGGCCAACAACAACGCTTTCCCCAAAGGCTATGTACTGAAAGGACCGGCACGTTCCAATGCTTCCAGCACGCCGCTCGCTCCCGGTGATCTTTATTTCGTGGATGTGAACGGTGATGGTGTGGTAACGGATGCGGATAAAGATGTGATCGGTTCTCCCTATCCGGATTTTACCTACGGCTTTAACCTTAGTTTCAATTATAAACATTTCGACCTGAGTGCGTCTTTTAACGGATCGCACGGCAACGAGGTGCTGGACGGACAGGATTATTATATCCGCAACATGGAAGGATCGGGTAACCAGTATAAAGTGCTTGTAAACAGGTACAGGAGTGAGGCTGAACCCGGCAACGGTCATGATTACAGGGCTTCAAGGGGTGGAACGCAGAGCAACAGCACCAGGTTGTCTGATTACTACCTGCAGGATGGAACTTATTTCCGTTGCACCAATATCACCATCGGCTTTAATATGCCGGTGCGGCAGGGACTGAAAAAAGCCGGCCTGAGCAGCGTTCGTATTTACGGTGGCATTGATAACGCGTTCACCATTACCAATTACCTGGGTTATAATCCTGAAGTGGATTACAACAACGGAAGTAACCTTACGCCCGGCGTGGACTATGGTAAATACCCACTGGTACGGGCTTTCAATTGTGGTGTTCGTATGGCTTTTTAA
- a CDS encoding RagB/SusD family nutrient uptake outer membrane protein, which translates to MKNKFIPVVAVIFITGITSCKKSFMEQSSPNSVNIEQGMNTEADVALAVNGAYEALRSSNCIGEEAILWTDDRSDDYNSTDNQSNSGDPFQFTAFALAPINPYLYNHWVALYNPIVRANVVLSQIDKISFANESTKTQYIAEMKFIRAVMYFMLVREFGDVPVVTERLTNPEQVEALTYRRKREEVYAQIFTDLKDVTESNLPVIQPASGKGRASLQAANAMLGKAYLTAAASGVDAANATANLNNAKNYLMACYNQKTFAKLSDIPFADVFDVAKEATNPEIIWQISYKQGDPTYSSAIARNNQATGENTNSLFVSTGTGRAPTLDLVKEFEANDIRKNFTFKYAAHPSVQNNYITKFRDASAAASNLGRGGNDWILMRYADVVLCLAEVSMLLNDEANAIVYLDMVRSRAGLPGYTAMQGDAGYKAKFPTLKLAILHERRMELAFEHHRWHDLVRFFTPEQLVAYFKQKSQADYNNSPLSNIGTKDYYFPIPLDENKLDPEKMYQNPGYE; encoded by the coding sequence ATGAAAAATAAATTCATTCCGGTGGTGGCGGTGATCTTTATAACAGGGATCACTTCCTGCAAGAAATCATTCATGGAACAAAGTTCCCCCAACTCTGTAAACATTGAGCAGGGCATGAACACGGAGGCGGATGTGGCCCTGGCGGTGAATGGCGCTTACGAGGCATTGAGAAGTTCCAACTGCATCGGGGAAGAAGCTATACTTTGGACAGATGACCGTTCAGATGACTACAACAGTACGGATAATCAGTCGAACAGTGGCGACCCCTTCCAGTTTACCGCATTCGCGCTGGCGCCCATCAATCCTTATCTCTACAACCACTGGGTGGCATTGTACAACCCGATTGTGCGGGCAAACGTGGTGCTTTCCCAGATTGATAAGATTTCGTTCGCCAACGAGTCCACCAAAACCCAGTATATCGCCGAGATGAAGTTCATCCGTGCAGTGATGTATTTTATGCTGGTTCGTGAGTTTGGAGATGTGCCGGTAGTAACAGAAAGACTTACCAATCCGGAACAGGTGGAAGCACTTACCTATCGCCGCAAGCGGGAAGAAGTGTATGCGCAGATATTCACCGACCTGAAAGATGTTACAGAAAGTAACCTGCCTGTGATTCAGCCCGCATCGGGAAAAGGGCGCGCATCACTTCAGGCCGCGAACGCCATGCTGGGCAAAGCTTACCTTACCGCCGCCGCATCAGGTGTAGACGCGGCGAATGCCACGGCTAACCTGAACAATGCGAAGAATTACCTGATGGCGTGTTACAATCAGAAGACATTCGCGAAACTGTCGGATATCCCTTTCGCCGATGTTTTTGATGTTGCGAAAGAAGCTACCAATCCAGAGATCATTTGGCAGATATCCTATAAGCAAGGTGATCCTACCTATTCTTCCGCGATCGCGCGCAACAACCAGGCTACTGGTGAGAACACGAACTCGTTGTTTGTTTCTACGGGAACCGGTCGCGCACCAACACTCGACCTGGTGAAGGAATTTGAAGCAAATGATATTCGGAAGAATTTTACTTTCAAATATGCCGCGCATCCTTCTGTTCAGAATAATTACATTACCAAATTCAGAGACGCAAGTGCGGCCGCCAGCAACCTCGGAAGAGGCGGTAATGATTGGATACTGATGCGTTATGCAGATGTGGTTCTTTGTCTGGCCGAGGTATCCATGCTTCTGAACGATGAAGCAAATGCCATTGTGTACCTTGATATGGTTCGTTCACGAGCGGGCCTGCCGGGTTATACCGCTATGCAGGGCGATGCCGGATATAAAGCTAAGTTCCCTACACTGAAACTGGCCATCCTTCATGAACGCAGGATGGAGTTGGCTTTTGAGCACCACCGCTGGCACGACCTGGTTCGTTTTTTCACCCCTGAACAACTGGTGGCCTACTTTAAACAGAAGAGCCAGGCGGATTATAACAATTCACCATTGAGCAATATCGGAACCAAGGATTATTACTTCCCGATTCCACTCGACGAAAACAAACTTGATCCGGAGAAAATGTACCAGAATCCCGGTTATGAGTAA
- a CDS encoding YdcF family protein has translation MRAAVTVRKVVPALCALLFIAFSALRSVEPGPKVTYKFIIGKSVVQAKNYYLLTLLANLPEARNLLVKDAVFRQLTQQRFDTLAAALQHCGRDGTCYVQRMKFDSSAIKLVSDRIRALYAPGNALDKLVKEHLLPSGTYIRFSQDAPVEMLVKAWEQDAYGVNWSIGVYAGGDKPNYPLIDSIAFNTWDKKTGARYNAGYTSLLYNTVSLVVAQRDELDLFFEAPLAFSLRFIEMNEREQAADFEPMEKGENAAAVKKVTTVRWEQYNYSVILVPGAGPDDPAVPLSAEGMLRCRLAARLYAKGYAPFIMPSGGRVHPYKTKYCEATEMKKYLVEKLGVPSDAVIIEPHARHTTTNMRNAARLMYRYGFPFDNVALTCTTRGQSSMIERTLPERCMRELKAVPYKTGKRLSETELEFYPLMAALHINPSEPMDP, from the coding sequence ATGCGTGCTGCTGTAACCGTGCGCAAAGTGGTTCCCGCTTTGTGCGCCCTGCTTTTTATTGCTTTCTCCGCGCTTCGTTCCGTTGAACCTGGCCCCAAGGTGACTTATAAATTTATCATCGGAAAAAGTGTTGTTCAGGCTAAAAATTATTACCTCCTTACCCTCCTGGCGAATCTTCCCGAAGCAAGAAACTTATTGGTTAAAGATGCCGTTTTCCGGCAGCTTACACAGCAGCGTTTTGATACGCTGGCTGCAGCGCTTCAGCATTGCGGGCGCGATGGTACCTGTTATGTTCAACGCATGAAGTTTGATTCCTCAGCTATAAAACTTGTAAGTGATCGGATCCGGGCTTTGTATGCGCCCGGTAATGCGTTGGATAAGCTTGTGAAGGAGCACCTCCTGCCTTCCGGTACTTATATTCGTTTTAGCCAAGACGCTCCAGTTGAAATGCTGGTGAAAGCATGGGAGCAGGACGCGTATGGCGTGAATTGGTCCATCGGCGTATACGCGGGTGGTGATAAGCCCAATTATCCGCTGATTGATTCCATTGCTTTTAATACCTGGGATAAAAAAACGGGCGCCCGCTATAATGCCGGGTATACCTCACTTTTATACAATACCGTCTCTCTTGTAGTTGCCCAGCGGGATGAGCTTGATTTGTTTTTTGAAGCTCCGCTGGCTTTTTCACTCCGTTTTATTGAAATGAATGAACGGGAGCAGGCGGCTGATTTTGAACCGATGGAAAAAGGAGAGAACGCTGCCGCGGTAAAAAAGGTAACCACGGTGCGTTGGGAGCAATACAACTACTCGGTTATCCTTGTACCTGGAGCCGGCCCTGATGATCCCGCCGTTCCACTCAGCGCGGAGGGCATGTTGCGCTGCCGGCTGGCCGCAAGGTTGTACGCAAAAGGATACGCACCGTTTATTATGCCTTCCGGCGGAAGGGTACATCCCTATAAAACAAAATATTGCGAGGCTACGGAAATGAAGAAATACCTGGTTGAGAAACTTGGGGTGCCTTCCGATGCCGTGATTATTGAACCGCACGCGCGGCATACTACCACGAATATGCGCAATGCGGCCAGGCTGATGTACAGGTATGGTTTTCCGTTCGATAATGTCGCGCTTACCTGCACCACGCGGGGGCAAAGTAGTATGATTGAAAGAACGCTGCCGGAGCGGTGTATGCGTGAGCTGAAAGCCGTTCCGTATAAAACCGGAAAGCGTTTAAGCGAAACGGAGCTGGAGTTCTATCCTTTGATGGCGGCGCTGCACATCAATCCTTCCGAACCAATGGATCCCTGA